One genomic segment of Microcella indica includes these proteins:
- the purN gene encoding phosphoribosylglycinamide formyltransferase, which translates to MLRVAVLISGGGSNLRALLEECRHDSYPAHVVAVGADRDADGLAHAEVFGIPSFTVPYSAYPTREAWGDELLAALAPWGADLVVLSGLMRLLPAGVVTALAPGLINTHPAYLPEFPGAHAVRDALAAGATQTGASVIAVDAGVDTGPILAQERVPVLPGDTEHALHERIKPVERRLLIDVVRGIADGSIDLGAASAPRSS; encoded by the coding sequence GTGCTGAGGGTCGCTGTGCTGATCTCCGGCGGCGGGTCGAACCTGCGCGCTCTGCTCGAGGAGTGCCGCCACGACTCCTACCCCGCGCACGTCGTCGCGGTCGGCGCCGACCGTGACGCCGACGGGCTCGCCCACGCCGAGGTCTTCGGCATCCCCTCCTTCACGGTTCCCTACTCGGCGTACCCCACGCGCGAGGCCTGGGGTGACGAGCTGCTCGCGGCCCTCGCACCGTGGGGTGCCGACCTCGTCGTGCTGAGCGGCCTCATGCGGCTTCTGCCCGCAGGCGTCGTCACCGCGCTCGCCCCCGGGCTCATCAACACCCACCCCGCGTACCTGCCCGAGTTCCCCGGCGCGCACGCCGTGCGCGACGCGCTCGCCGCGGGCGCCACGCAGACCGGCGCGAGCGTCATCGCCGTCGACGCGGGAGTCGACACTGGCCCGATCCTCGCTCAGGAGCGCGTGCCCGTGCTGCCCGGCGACACCGAGCACGCGCTGCACGAGCGCATCAAGCCCGTCGAGCGGCGCCTGCTCATCGACGTCGTGCGGGGCATCGCCGACGGGTCGATCGACCTCGGCGCAGCATCCGCGCCCCGCTCCTCCTGA
- the purH gene encoding bifunctional phosphoribosylaminoimidazolecarboxamide formyltransferase/IMP cyclohydrolase has translation MAGPVHDPALYRERDAIPVRRALISVSDKTGLLELATALAGAGVEIVSTGSTAATIAEAGHAVTEVSAVTGFAETLDGRVKTLHPSVHAGILADLRLASHEAQLAELGIAPFDLVIVNLYPFVETVASGAEASAIVEQIDIGGPAMVRAAAKNHANVAIIVDPADYHQVTKAVTLGGTTLLQRQRFAAKAFAHTAAYDTAVAGWFAENLGVRARGAEAKPISGLRATPAPDAVSASGPAGDGSPETVDVHARLQQVLRYGENSHQSAALYRTDGGAGIAQATQLHGKEMSYNNYVDADAAVRAAYDHEAPAVAIIKHANPCGIAVGASIAAAHAAAHACDPVSAFGGVIAANRVVTLAAAESIAPIFTEVVVAPGFEPEARALLSEKKNIRLLELPTGFTLPAVELRQVSGGLLRQEADHSFAPASTWQLAAGEPADDATLADLEFAWRACRAVKSNAILLASGGASVGVGMGQVNRVDSCHLAVSRAGDRARGSVAASDAFFPFADGLQVLLDAGVRAIVQPGGSVRDEEVVAAAQAAGVTMYLTGERHFFH, from the coding sequence ATGGCCGGCCCCGTTCACGACCCCGCCCTCTACCGTGAGCGCGACGCGATCCCCGTGCGCCGTGCGCTCATCAGCGTGAGCGACAAGACCGGTCTGCTCGAGCTCGCTACGGCGCTCGCGGGGGCGGGCGTCGAGATCGTGTCGACCGGCTCGACGGCGGCGACGATCGCCGAGGCCGGGCATGCCGTCACCGAGGTCTCCGCCGTCACGGGCTTCGCCGAGACGCTCGACGGGCGCGTCAAGACGCTGCACCCGAGCGTGCACGCCGGCATTCTCGCCGACTTGCGGCTCGCGTCGCACGAAGCGCAGCTCGCCGAGCTCGGCATCGCGCCGTTCGACCTCGTGATCGTCAACCTGTACCCCTTCGTGGAGACCGTCGCGAGCGGTGCGGAGGCGAGCGCGATCGTCGAGCAGATCGACATCGGCGGGCCCGCGATGGTCCGCGCCGCCGCGAAGAACCACGCCAATGTGGCGATCATCGTCGACCCGGCCGACTACCACCAGGTGACGAAGGCCGTGACGCTCGGCGGCACCACCCTGCTGCAGCGGCAGCGTTTCGCGGCGAAAGCCTTCGCGCACACCGCTGCGTACGACACCGCTGTCGCCGGGTGGTTCGCCGAAAACCTCGGGGTGCGCGCGCGCGGAGCTGAGGCGAAGCCCATTTCTGGGCTTCGCGCGACGCCAGCGCCCGACGCCGTCTCGGCGTCGGGCCCAGCGGGGGACGGCAGCCCCGAGACCGTCGACGTGCACGCGCGACTGCAGCAGGTACTGCGCTACGGCGAGAACAGCCACCAGTCGGCGGCCCTCTACCGAACGGACGGGGGCGCGGGCATCGCGCAGGCCACGCAGCTGCACGGCAAGGAGATGTCGTACAACAACTACGTCGACGCCGATGCCGCCGTGCGCGCCGCCTACGACCACGAAGCCCCCGCCGTCGCGATCATCAAGCACGCCAACCCGTGCGGCATCGCCGTGGGCGCGTCGATCGCCGCAGCCCACGCCGCCGCGCACGCGTGCGACCCCGTCTCCGCCTTCGGCGGCGTCATCGCCGCCAACCGCGTCGTCACGCTCGCCGCCGCCGAGTCGATCGCACCGATCTTCACCGAGGTCGTCGTCGCTCCCGGCTTCGAGCCCGAGGCGCGGGCCTTGCTCAGCGAGAAGAAGAACATCCGCCTGCTCGAGCTGCCGACCGGGTTCACCCTGCCGGCCGTCGAGCTGCGGCAGGTGAGCGGGGGGCTGCTGCGGCAGGAGGCCGACCACTCGTTCGCGCCCGCATCGACGTGGCAGCTCGCGGCGGGAGAGCCGGCCGACGACGCGACCCTCGCTGATCTCGAGTTCGCGTGGCGCGCGTGCCGCGCCGTGAAGTCGAACGCGATTCTGCTGGCGTCGGGCGGAGCATCCGTCGGTGTCGGAATGGGCCAGGTCAACCGGGTCGACTCGTGCCACCTCGCGGTGTCGCGCGCCGGCGACCGGGCGCGCGGCTCGGTCGCCGCGAGCGACGCGTTCTTCCCCTTCGCCGACGGCCTGCAGGTGCTGCTCGACGCGGGAGTGCGCGCGATCGTGCAGCCCGGCGGCTCGGTGCGCGACGAGGAGGTCGTCGCGGCGGCGCAGGCCGCTGGGGTGACGATGTATCTCACGGGCGAGCGCCACTTCTTCCACTGA
- the ddaH gene encoding dimethylargininase, translating to MTPMLRRLLDSTLTALAVALTTHLVTIVLFAAINGATLEVLTQVNGIFGFSSILLFVFLALAGLAPIYRHWAVALGTGILAALLSSWFGALLALVVAGNPITQELIDYLWLSVLGFNLLYQVIAVLAVMTIGRRIMTTRDASATAARRLALVRMPSPRLAEGLLTHQDRVEVDVDLADAQWEGYVEALRAEGFTLVDVPPADELPDTVFVEDALVVIAGTAVVTRPGAVERQPETAAAEQTARELGLRLERIVEPGTLDGGDVLAVGDTLYVGRGGRTNAEGIRQLRVIAARHGLGVVAVPVSKVLHLKSAVTALPDGTVIGHPDLVDDVSMFRSFLPMPEPEGGHVVVLDDHTVLMAASAPHSAELIRSLGYRVITVDISEFEKLEGCVTCLSVLVR from the coding sequence ATGACCCCGATGCTGCGCCGCCTGCTCGACTCGACCCTCACCGCCCTCGCGGTCGCCCTCACGACCCACCTGGTGACGATCGTGCTGTTCGCCGCGATCAACGGCGCGACCCTCGAGGTGCTCACGCAGGTGAACGGCATCTTCGGCTTCTCGTCGATCCTGCTCTTCGTGTTCCTCGCCCTCGCGGGCCTCGCCCCGATCTACCGGCACTGGGCGGTCGCGCTCGGCACGGGCATCCTCGCGGCGCTGCTCTCGTCGTGGTTCGGCGCGCTGCTCGCGCTCGTCGTCGCCGGCAACCCGATCACGCAAGAGCTCATCGACTACCTGTGGCTGAGCGTGCTCGGCTTCAACCTGCTGTACCAGGTCATCGCCGTGCTCGCGGTCATGACGATCGGCCGTCGCATCATGACGACGCGGGATGCCTCTGCCACGGCCGCGCGCCGCCTCGCGCTCGTCCGCATGCCGTCACCGCGCCTGGCCGAGGGGCTGCTCACGCACCAGGACCGCGTGGAGGTCGACGTCGACCTGGCCGACGCGCAGTGGGAGGGATACGTGGAGGCACTGCGGGCGGAGGGCTTCACCCTCGTCGACGTGCCTCCCGCCGATGAGCTGCCCGACACCGTCTTCGTCGAGGACGCCCTCGTCGTCATCGCCGGTACCGCGGTCGTCACACGGCCCGGCGCTGTGGAGCGGCAGCCGGAGACCGCGGCGGCCGAGCAGACCGCGCGCGAGCTGGGTCTGCGCCTCGAGCGCATCGTCGAGCCCGGCACGCTCGACGGCGGCGACGTGCTCGCGGTCGGCGACACCCTCTACGTCGGCCGGGGCGGCCGCACCAACGCGGAGGGCATCCGCCAGCTGCGCGTCATCGCCGCGCGGCACGGGCTCGGCGTCGTCGCGGTACCCGTGTCGAAGGTGCTGCACCTCAAGAGCGCCGTGACGGCGCTGCCCGACGGCACGGTGATCGGGCATCCCGATCTGGTGGATGACGTGTCGATGTTCCGCTCGTTCCTGCCCATGCCCGAGCCGGAAGGCGGACACGTCGTCGTCCTCGACGACCACACGGTGCTCATGGCGGCGAGTGCACCGCATTCCGCCGAGCTGATCCGCTCGCTCGGCTACCGCGTGATCACGGTCGACATCTCCGAGTTCGAGAAGCTCGAGGGCTGCGTCACGTGCCTGAGCGTGCTCGTGCGGTAA
- a CDS encoding ABC transporter ATP-binding protein, whose product MRAIARIYPYAKPAMKWIYAGMGAALAAGVVTLIIPIVLQGLVDGPLRTGDASQIWPAGLLVLALGFLEAVFIMLRRWFVLTPGTHIEARMRNGLYAQLQDLPVAFHDRWQSGQLLSRAVSDLNLIRRWLSFGFVLLIVNTVTILIGFAVLLSWSLWLGLLFLAMSVPLWVYGYLFEKKYSIIARRAQDQQGDLATAVEESVHGIRVLKAFGRGKHSLLKFADQAELLRGTEIEKAKAIAGIWFWLVLIPDVAFALCLLGGVALAAAGELSVGELFAFFATATVLRFPIESIGFLLSMTFDARTATDRFFEVMDEVNTITDPEAPRTLEKPTGRMTFENVEFRYQDAPADLPGTLDGITLTLEPGETMALVGITGSGKTTLTALATRLYDVTGGRILLDDVDIRDLTREELRRHVAMAFEDATLFSASVRDNVLLGRPDLTESDDPAAAREAERVLTEAIEIAQAGFTYDLPNGLDTLVGEEGLSLSGGQRQRLALARAVAADPAVLVLDDPLSALDVDTEALVEAALRRVLAKTTGLIVAHRPSTVQMADRVALLQEGRITDVGTHSELLQRNEHYRYVISSLEDEELAAEERAERELRLAEEQSRRQDAIDRESRVIDHDGEGIR is encoded by the coding sequence ATGCGGGCGATCGCGCGCATCTACCCGTACGCGAAGCCGGCCATGAAGTGGATCTACGCGGGCATGGGCGCGGCGCTCGCCGCGGGAGTCGTGACCCTCATCATCCCGATCGTGCTGCAGGGCCTCGTCGACGGGCCACTGCGCACGGGCGACGCCTCGCAGATCTGGCCGGCCGGCCTGCTCGTGCTCGCCCTGGGGTTCCTCGAAGCCGTCTTCATCATGCTGCGCCGCTGGTTCGTGCTCACGCCCGGCACGCACATCGAGGCGCGCATGCGCAACGGCCTCTACGCGCAGCTGCAGGACTTGCCCGTCGCGTTCCACGACCGCTGGCAGTCGGGGCAGCTGCTGAGCCGCGCGGTGAGCGACCTCAACCTCATCCGCCGCTGGCTCTCCTTCGGCTTCGTGCTGCTTATCGTCAACACGGTCACGATCCTCATCGGCTTCGCGGTGCTGCTGAGCTGGAGCCTGTGGCTGGGCCTGCTGTTCCTCGCGATGAGCGTCCCCCTCTGGGTGTACGGCTACCTGTTCGAGAAGAAGTACTCGATCATCGCGCGGCGCGCGCAGGACCAGCAGGGCGACCTCGCGACGGCGGTCGAGGAGAGCGTGCACGGCATCCGCGTGCTCAAGGCGTTCGGGCGCGGCAAGCATTCGCTGCTCAAGTTCGCCGATCAGGCCGAGCTGCTGCGCGGCACCGAGATCGAGAAGGCCAAGGCGATCGCCGGCATCTGGTTCTGGCTCGTGCTCATCCCCGACGTCGCTTTCGCGCTGTGCCTGCTGGGCGGTGTGGCGCTCGCCGCCGCCGGAGAGCTGAGCGTGGGCGAGCTGTTCGCGTTCTTCGCGACGGCGACGGTGCTGCGCTTCCCGATCGAATCGATCGGATTCCTGCTGTCGATGACCTTCGACGCGCGCACGGCCACCGACCGCTTCTTCGAGGTCATGGACGAGGTCAACACGATCACCGACCCGGAGGCGCCGCGCACGCTCGAGAAGCCCACGGGGCGCATGACGTTCGAGAACGTCGAATTCCGCTATCAGGATGCTCCCGCCGACCTTCCTGGAACGCTCGACGGCATCACCCTCACTCTCGAGCCGGGCGAGACCATGGCGCTCGTCGGCATCACGGGCAGCGGCAAGACCACGCTCACGGCACTCGCGACGAGGCTCTACGACGTCACGGGAGGGCGGATCCTGCTCGATGACGTCGACATTCGCGACCTCACGCGCGAAGAGCTGCGCCGCCACGTCGCGATGGCGTTCGAGGACGCGACGCTGTTCTCGGCGAGCGTGCGCGACAACGTTCTGCTCGGCCGCCCCGACCTCACCGAGAGCGACGACCCCGCCGCCGCGCGCGAGGCCGAGCGGGTGCTCACCGAGGCGATCGAGATCGCCCAGGCAGGCTTCACCTACGATCTGCCGAACGGGCTCGACACGCTCGTCGGCGAGGAGGGCCTGAGCCTCTCAGGCGGTCAGCGTCAGCGGCTCGCGCTCGCGCGCGCCGTCGCGGCCGACCCGGCCGTGCTCGTGCTCGACGATCCGCTGAGCGCCCTCGACGTCGACACCGAAGCCCTGGTCGAGGCCGCCTTGCGCCGCGTCCTCGCGAAGACGACGGGCCTCATCGTCGCGCATCGCCCCTCGACCGTGCAGATGGCAGACCGCGTCGCGCTCCTGCAGGAGGGCCGCATCACCGACGTCGGCACGCACTCCGAGCTGCTGCAGCGCAACGAGCACTACCGCTACGTGATCTCGTCCCTCGAGGACGAGGAGCTCGCGGCCGAGGAGCGCGCTGAGCGCGAGCTGCGTCTCGCCGAGGAGCAGAGCCGCCGACAGGATGCGATCGACCGCGAGAGCAGGGTCATCGACCACGACGGGGAGGGAATCCGATGA
- a CDS encoding ABC transporter ATP-binding protein → MSVVGVEGEERDDFTRGESRQMRARSLRLLGSLVRPVRARVILTMVVIVLSTALQVAGPALIAYGIDTGLPALLDENDWMPIGLIVGAYLLTGISGAAFIALYQVMSARLSQAILLDLRKRVFLHTQRLSLEFHESYTSGRIIARQTSDLDSIRELLDSGLNQLVSGMLYMSFTAAALVLLDPTSGLVLAVSLVPLLLLTRWFQVRSQKLFRYTRVASARLIVHFVETMTGIRAVKAFRKEPRNAVQFGDHVEEYRHANARVIRLFGIFDPGLVLIGNVTVAAVLVVGGFRIVDGALEIGALLAIVLYTRRFFDPAEEMAMFYNSYQGAAAALEKISGVLEETPSVADPTTPIDLWKARGTVHFDRVRFQYTQDEVVLPDLELEIPAGQTIALVGTTGAGKSTLAKLIARFYDPTSGAVTLDGVDLRKLHPKDLRRAIVMVTQEAYLFSGTVADNIALGNPEASRDEIVDAAKAVGAHEFIESLPHGYNTDVNKRGGRVSAGQRQLISFARAFLADPVVLILDEATASLDIPSERLVQQALNTLLSDRTAVIIAHRLSTVAIADRVLVMEHGRIVEDGTPAELIAGTGKFAQLHAAWRDSLV, encoded by the coding sequence ATGAGCGTCGTCGGCGTCGAGGGCGAGGAGCGCGACGACTTCACGCGAGGCGAGTCCCGTCAGATGAGAGCCCGCTCGCTGCGGCTGCTCGGCTCGCTCGTGCGCCCGGTGCGTGCGCGGGTCATCCTCACCATGGTCGTCATCGTCCTCTCGACGGCGCTGCAGGTGGCCGGCCCCGCGCTCATCGCGTACGGCATCGACACCGGTCTGCCGGCGCTGCTCGACGAGAACGACTGGATGCCGATCGGCCTCATCGTGGGCGCGTACCTGCTGACGGGCATCTCGGGTGCGGCGTTCATCGCGCTGTACCAGGTCATGTCGGCGCGCTTGAGCCAGGCCATCCTGCTCGATCTGCGCAAGCGCGTGTTCCTGCACACGCAGCGCCTGTCGCTCGAGTTCCACGAGTCGTACACCTCGGGCCGCATCATCGCGCGGCAGACGAGCGACCTCGACTCGATCCGCGAGCTGCTGGATTCCGGCCTCAACCAGCTGGTCTCCGGGATGCTCTACATGAGCTTCACAGCCGCCGCACTCGTGCTGCTGGACCCGACCTCGGGTCTCGTCCTGGCCGTGTCGCTCGTGCCGCTCCTGCTGCTCACGCGCTGGTTCCAGGTGCGCTCGCAGAAGCTCTTCCGGTACACCCGCGTCGCCTCGGCGCGCCTCATCGTGCACTTCGTGGAGACCATGACGGGCATCCGCGCCGTGAAGGCGTTCCGCAAGGAGCCGCGCAACGCGGTGCAGTTCGGCGACCACGTCGAGGAGTACCGGCACGCCAACGCGCGCGTCATCCGCCTGTTCGGCATCTTCGACCCGGGCCTCGTCCTCATCGGCAACGTGACCGTCGCCGCCGTGCTCGTCGTCGGCGGATTCCGCATCGTCGACGGCGCGCTCGAGATCGGCGCGCTGCTCGCGATCGTGCTCTACACCCGCCGGTTCTTCGACCCGGCGGAGGAGATGGCGATGTTCTACAACTCCTACCAGGGTGCCGCGGCCGCGCTCGAGAAGATCTCGGGCGTGCTCGAGGAGACCCCCTCGGTCGCGGACCCGACGACACCCATCGACCTGTGGAAGGCGCGCGGCACCGTGCACTTCGACCGCGTGCGCTTCCAGTACACGCAGGATGAGGTCGTGCTGCCGGATCTCGAGCTCGAGATCCCGGCCGGGCAGACGATCGCGCTCGTCGGCACGACGGGGGCGGGCAAGTCGACTCTCGCCAAGCTCATCGCGCGCTTCTACGACCCCACGTCAGGAGCGGTGACGCTCGACGGCGTGGACCTGCGCAAGCTGCACCCGAAGGATCTGCGGCGCGCGATCGTCATGGTCACGCAGGAGGCGTACCTGTTCTCAGGCACTGTCGCCGACAACATCGCCTTGGGCAACCCGGAGGCTTCGCGTGACGAGATCGTGGACGCGGCGAAGGCCGTGGGTGCGCACGAGTTCATCGAGTCGCTGCCGCACGGCTACAACACCGACGTGAACAAGCGCGGCGGCCGCGTCTCGGCCGGCCAGCGCCAGCTCATCTCGTTCGCGCGCGCGTTCCTCGCCGACCCGGTCGTGCTCATCCTCGACGAGGCGACGGCCTCGCTCGACATCCCGAGCGAGCGGCTCGTGCAGCAGGCCCTCAACACCCTGCTCAGCGATCGCACGGCCGTCATCATCGCCCACCGCCTGTCGACGGTCGCGATCGCCGACCGCGTGCTCGTCATGGAGCACGGCCGCATCGTCGAGGACGGCACGCCCGCCGAGCTCATCGCCGGCACGGGCAAGTTCGCGCAGCTGCACGCCGCCTGGCGCGACTCCCTCGTGTAG
- a CDS encoding MurR/RpiR family transcriptional regulator, translating into MWSGSADAPPTARIAMLAPSLHPTERRVAESIASDVEAAIERTAQDVADLLGVGRASVIRTSQSLGYSGYQQLRVALVRELALGSQTTSASEGADGTVMGALRTMIERFSDRLGHTLSALTEESVEQFVRVVDESQRVLVVANGLSLPLGLDLALRLISAGRPAEYLPDTIGQQISATQLGAGSACVVVTGSGANRASLEVMTAARESGATVLVITCFPQSAAAKLADAALIVAPIDDTFRDELVHTSRAALMLVTEFVVELLVSRRGDRARVAQAATLSMLSRSLSE; encoded by the coding sequence ATGTGGTCGGGATCCGCTGACGCCCCGCCGACGGCGCGCATCGCCATGCTCGCGCCCTCGCTCCATCCGACCGAGCGGCGCGTCGCCGAGTCGATCGCGAGCGATGTCGAGGCGGCGATCGAGCGCACCGCGCAGGACGTCGCCGACCTCCTCGGCGTGGGGCGGGCGAGTGTCATCCGCACCTCCCAGTCCCTCGGCTACAGCGGATATCAGCAGCTGCGCGTCGCGCTCGTGCGCGAGCTCGCCCTCGGATCTCAGACGACGAGCGCCTCGGAGGGCGCGGACGGCACGGTGATGGGTGCGCTCCGCACGATGATCGAGCGCTTCTCCGACCGCCTCGGCCACACCCTCTCGGCACTCACGGAGGAGAGCGTCGAGCAGTTCGTGCGGGTCGTCGACGAGTCGCAGCGCGTGCTCGTCGTTGCCAACGGCCTCTCCTTGCCGCTCGGTCTCGACCTCGCGCTTCGCCTCATCTCGGCGGGGCGCCCGGCCGAGTACCTGCCCGACACGATCGGGCAGCAGATCTCGGCGACGCAGCTCGGCGCGGGCTCGGCGTGCGTCGTCGTCACGGGATCCGGCGCCAACCGCGCCTCGCTCGAGGTCATGACCGCGGCGCGGGAGAGCGGGGCGACGGTGCTCGTCATCACGTGCTTTCCGCAGTCCGCGGCGGCCAAGCTCGCCGACGCCGCGCTCATCGTCGCCCCGATCGACGACACCTTCCGCGACGAGCTCGTGCACACCTCGCGCGCGGCGCTCATGCTCGTCACGGAGTTCGTCGTCGAACTGCTCGTCTCGCGGCGCGGCGATCGAGCGCGCGTCGCGCAGGCGGCGACGCTCTCGATGCTAAGCCGCTCGCTGTCGGAGTAG
- the phnE gene encoding phosphonate ABC transporter, permease protein PhnE: MNARTAPPLPPSRPSRTAASLWAIVVGGVVIAATVGLRIDWSELGDVPGDVLRYSTLMFADPNWERLPRALFEMWRSISMAWIGAILCVIVSIPLGMLAAGNVGPSWVRLPLRVVFAIIRAVPEVIIALLLLTVTGLTPFTGALALGIAGIGTQGKWVYETIESAQEGASEAVRAAGGSTAEVARWALWPAVAPALMSFALYRFEINIRTSAVLGLVGAGGVGSMLANYTNFREWDTVGMLLIVVVVVTMIMDAISGAIRRRITGGPRITEKRSRHVVGIR, translated from the coding sequence GTGAACGCGCGCACCGCACCGCCGCTTCCGCCGTCGCGGCCCTCGCGCACCGCCGCGAGCCTGTGGGCGATCGTCGTGGGCGGTGTCGTGATCGCCGCGACCGTCGGCTTGAGGATCGACTGGAGCGAGCTCGGCGACGTGCCCGGCGACGTGCTGCGCTACAGCACGCTCATGTTCGCCGACCCGAACTGGGAGCGCCTGCCGCGCGCCCTATTCGAGATGTGGCGCTCCATCTCCATGGCGTGGATCGGCGCGATCCTGTGCGTGATCGTCTCGATCCCTCTCGGGATGCTCGCCGCCGGCAACGTCGGACCCTCCTGGGTGCGCCTGCCGCTGCGGGTGGTCTTCGCCATCATCCGCGCGGTGCCCGAGGTGATCATCGCGCTCCTCCTCCTGACCGTCACAGGCCTCACCCCGTTCACGGGCGCTCTCGCGCTGGGCATCGCGGGCATCGGCACGCAGGGCAAGTGGGTCTACGAGACCATCGAGTCCGCCCAGGAGGGCGCCTCCGAGGCCGTGCGAGCCGCGGGCGGAAGCACGGCCGAGGTCGCCCGCTGGGCGCTCTGGCCCGCGGTCGCCCCCGCGCTCATGTCGTTCGCGCTGTACCGCTTCGAGATCAACATCCGCACCTCCGCCGTGCTCGGCCTCGTCGGCGCGGGCGGCGTCGGCAGCATGCTCGCGAACTACACCAACTTCCGCGAGTGGGATACCGTCGGAATGCTGCTGATCGTGGTCGTCGTCGTGACGATGATCATGGACGCGATCTCGGGCGCGATCCGCCGACGCATCACGGGCGGTCCGCGCATCACGGAGAAGAGGAGCCGCCATGTGGTCGGGATCCGCTGA
- the phnE gene encoding phosphonate ABC transporter, permease protein PhnE: protein MSTRLIGASADSVEAATAPLRALDLPPRPRNRARNGLAIAAFALFTIATCVPAIGGIEVDLGALVRNWSNGSGLLVQLIQPDFSFLPRTLEPILETLQMALVGAAAAALVSVPLTLWAAAPTNPNGVTRHAVRTVINVLRAVPDLVYATVLVAMIGVGALPGLVTLFLFNVGVVVKLVSEAIDSGDHAYMEAGRAAGGSQLQINRATALPQSWPLFANQWLYALELNVRISAILGIVGAGGIGRLLDERRAFYAYDDVAIIVLEILVVVVLIELVSTTLRRRLV from the coding sequence GTGAGCACGAGGCTGATCGGCGCGAGCGCCGACAGCGTCGAGGCGGCGACCGCGCCGCTACGCGCGCTCGACCTGCCTCCCCGCCCCCGCAACCGGGCGCGGAACGGCCTCGCGATCGCGGCGTTCGCGCTCTTCACGATCGCGACGTGCGTGCCCGCGATCGGCGGCATCGAGGTCGACCTCGGTGCTCTCGTCCGCAACTGGAGCAACGGCTCGGGACTGCTCGTGCAACTGATCCAGCCGGATTTCTCCTTCCTCCCCCGCACGCTCGAGCCGATACTCGAGACGCTGCAGATGGCGCTCGTGGGCGCGGCGGCCGCTGCGCTCGTCTCCGTGCCGCTGACGCTGTGGGCCGCCGCACCCACCAACCCGAACGGCGTCACGCGTCACGCTGTCCGCACGGTCATCAACGTTCTGCGGGCCGTGCCCGACCTCGTCTACGCGACCGTCCTCGTCGCGATGATCGGCGTAGGCGCGCTTCCCGGCCTCGTGACGCTCTTCCTCTTCAACGTCGGGGTCGTCGTCAAGCTCGTCTCGGAGGCGATCGACTCGGGCGACCACGCGTACATGGAGGCCGGTCGCGCCGCGGGTGGCTCTCAACTGCAGATCAACCGCGCGACCGCGCTGCCGCAGTCCTGGCCGCTCTTCGCCAACCAGTGGCTGTACGCCCTCGAGCTCAACGTGCGCATCTCCGCGATCCTCGGCATCGTCGGCGCGGGCGGCATCGGGCGGCTGCTCGACGAGCGACGCGCCTTCTACGCCTACGACGACGTCGCGATCATCGTGCTCGAGATCCTCGTCGTCGTCGTGCTCATCGAGCTTGTCTCCACGACCCTGCGACGGAGGCTCGTGTGA
- the phnC gene encoding phosphonate ABC transporter ATP-binding protein, with translation MRSAPQRPEAEVTPSASGSWSIRLDDVSVTYPNGTTALRNVSLDIAPGEMVSIVGLSGSGKSTLIRTINGLVPVTSGTVAVGPHTVNGMRGRRLRSLRGHIGMIFQGFNLADRTDVYRNVLVGRFAHTPIYRSLLGITTAHDRELALRSLDSVGILDKVWTRAGQLSGGQKQRVAIARALTQEPSVMLADEPVASLDPPTAHAVMNDLRRVNAEKGLTVLVNIHLMDLARMYTTRMIGLRDGRLVYDGPAAEAAESDFEQIYGRPIQPDDRLGS, from the coding sequence ATGCGTTCTGCACCGCAGCGCCCGGAGGCCGAGGTCACCCCCTCGGCCTCCGGGTCGTGGTCCATCCGCCTCGACGACGTATCGGTCACCTATCCGAACGGCACGACGGCCCTGCGCAACGTCTCCCTCGACATCGCTCCCGGTGAGATGGTCTCCATCGTCGGACTCTCCGGCTCGGGCAAGTCGACGCTCATCCGTACCATCAACGGGCTCGTACCCGTGACGAGCGGCACGGTCGCCGTGGGGCCGCATACCGTCAACGGCATGCGCGGCCGTCGGCTGCGCAGCCTCCGCGGGCACATCGGGATGATCTTCCAGGGCTTCAACCTCGCCGATCGCACCGACGTGTACCGCAACGTGCTCGTCGGGCGGTTCGCCCACACTCCGATCTACCGATCGCTGCTCGGCATCACGACGGCGCACGACCGCGAGCTCGCGCTGCGGTCGCTGGACTCGGTCGGGATCCTCGACAAGGTGTGGACCCGCGCGGGTCAGCTCTCGGGCGGCCAGAAGCAGCGCGTCGCGATCGCCCGCGCCCTGACGCAGGAACCGAGCGTCATGCTCGCCGACGAGCCGGTGGCGAGCCTCGACCCGCCGACCGCCCACGCCGTCATGAACGACCTGCGCCGGGTCAACGCCGAGAAGGGCCTCACCGTGCTGGTGAACATCCACCTCATGGATCTGGCTCGCATGTACACGACGCGCATGATCGGCCTGCGCGACGGCCGGCTCGTCTACGACGGCCCGGCGGCGGAGGCGGCGGAGAGCGACTTCGAGCAGATCTACGGTCGGCCCATCCAGCCCGACGATCGGCTCGGCTCGTGA